One window of the Lonchura striata isolate bLonStr1 chromosome 9, bLonStr1.mat, whole genome shotgun sequence genome contains the following:
- the MRPL37 gene encoding large ribosomal subunit protein mL37, translating into MAAGPMALRRAGVVAAAAARGLATRAGRPRHRSPLPRTPWTVRGPPPEVLAELAEPRSVREQVELDTVTYAERLHYVPGLARPRFPAWERGWRDPWHSPGPRYEEMALYKERGCYICHQGVRMLEGVRQAQWLTKTKLVEGLPPAVQGVLDNPALGLQELEERAERMVAHARLWDTAEVAPRRERYCPMLFENLIHICRLMSGKFPSLSKRMLARNCRIAATWERESILLQVRGPSGILMNSMTPIPPVASKEEILATKEHVLETFYPIAPTIDLQEVNVYKELNDTGFRDGYPYSHPHTLFLLESANIRTNRFRPEQLRAKMLMFAFGNALAKAKALHGNDPKVLEQPVVVQSIGTDGQLFQFMVFQLNTTDLVSNDGIKNLVWIDSDQNLYERAQCVPEVKKRVVTKPAGISGFQPDTFKKFLALYLHGTV; encoded by the exons atggcGGCGGGGCCGATGGCGCTGAGGCGGGCGGGGGTGgtggcagcggcggcggcgcggggcctcGCCACCcgcgcggggcggccccgccacCGCTCGCCGCTTCCGCGCACGCCCTGGACCGTGCGCGGGCCGCCGCCGGAGGTGCTGGCGGAGCTGGCGGAGCCGCGGTCGGTGCGGGAGCAGGTGGAGCTGGACACCGTCACGTACGCGGAGCGGCTGCACTACGTGCCCGGCCTGGCCCGGCCGCGCTTCCCGGCCTGGGAGCGCGGCTGGCGCGACCCCTGGCACTCGCCGGGGCCGCGCTACGAGGAGATGGCGCTGTACAAGGAGCGCGGGTGCTACATCTGCCACCAGGGTGTCCGCATGCTGGAAG GAGTGCGGCAGGCGCAGTGGCTCACCAAGACGAAGCTGGTGGAAGGTTTGCCCCCAGCCGTGCAGGGCGTTCTGGACAACCCGGCCCTTGGGCTCCAGGAGCTCGAGGAGAGGGCGGAACGCATGGTGGCCCACGCGCGGCTCTGGGACACGGCAGAGGTTGCTCCCAGGAGGGAACGATATTG CCCAATGCTGTTTGAAAACCTGATACATATATGCCGGTTAATGTCTGGGAAGTTTCCTTCTCTGAGTAAAAGGATGTTGGCTAGAAACTGCAGGATAGCAGCAACGTGGGAAAGAG AATCCATCCTCCTTCAGGTCCGTGGCCCGAGTGGAATACTCATGAACTCTATGACCCCAATACCACCAGTAGCCTCCAAGGAGGAGATACTGGCCACCAAAGAGCATGTTCTGGAGACCTTCTATCCCATTGCGCCTACAATCGATCTTCAGGAGGTGAATGTGTACAAAGAGCTCAATGATACAG GTTTCAGAGATGGTTATCCCTACTCTCATCCTCACACCCTGTTCCTCCTGGAGTCTGCCAACATTCGCACTAACAGGTTCAGACCAGAACAGCTCCGTGCTAAAATGCTGATGTTTGCTTTTGGCAACGCGCTGGCCAAGGCCAAGGCGCTCCACGGG AATGATCCCAAGGTTTTGGAACAGCCAGTAGTGGTGCAAAGCATTGGCACAGATGGACAGCTCTTCCAGTTCATGGTGTTCCAGTTAAATACAACAGACCTTGTATCTAATGATGGCATAAAAAATCTAGTCTGGATTGACTCTGATCAGAACCTGTATGAGAGAGCCCAATGTGTCCCAGAAGTCAAGAAGAGAGTTGTTACG aagCCCGCTGGAATTTCTGGCTTTCAGCCAGACACATTCAAGAAGTTTCTGGCACTGTATCTGCATGGAACTGTGTGA
- the SSBP3 gene encoding single-stranded DNA-binding protein 3 isoform X3 — protein sequence MPGGPIPPGFFQGPPGSQPSPHAQPPPHNPNSMMGPHSQPFMSPRYAGGPRPPIRMGNQPPGAVPGTQPLLPNSMDPTRQQGHPNMGGPMQRMNPPRGMGPMGPGPQNYGSGMRPPPNSLGPGMPGINMGPGAGRPWPNPSSANSIPYSSSSPGTYVGPPGGGGPPGTPIMPSPADSTNSSDNIYTMINPVPPAGSRSNFPMGPGSDGPMGGMGGMEPHHMNGSLGSGDIDGLPKNSPNNISGISNPPGTPRDDGELGGNFLHSFQNDNYSPSMTMSV from the exons GGACCGCCTGGGTCACAGCCCTCGCCACACGCACAGCCTCCACCCCACAATCCTAACAGCATGATGGGACCCCACAGTCAG CCGTTCATGTCGCCGCGCTACGCCGGAGGTCCCCGGCCCCCCATCAGGATGGGCAACCAG CCCCCGGGTGCTGTTCCCGGTACACAGCCATTGCTGCCCAATTCGATGGATCCCACGCGACAGCAAG GGCACCCTAACATGGGCGGCCCCATGCAAAGGATGAATCCTCCGCGAGGGATGGGCCCCATGGGTCCCGGTCCGCAG AACTACGGCAGCGGCATGAGACCTCCACCCAACTCCCTAGGTCCTGGCATGCCTGGAATTAACAT GGGGCCGGGCGCTGGTAGACCGTGGCCGAACCCCAGCAGTGCTAACTCA ATCCCATACTCTTCTTCATCGCCTGGTACATACGTG GGTCCGCCCGGCGGCGGTGGCCCTCCAGGGACACCCATCATGCCCAGTCCTGCAG ATTCAACAAATTCAAGTGACAACATCTACACAATGATTAATCCAGTACCGCCCGCAGGCAGTCGATCGAAT TTCCCAATGGGCCCTGGCTCTGACGGCCCCATGGGCGGCATGGGCGGGATGGAGCCCCATCACATGAACGGATCATTAG GGTCAGGAGACATAGATGGACTTCCAAAA AATTCTCCAAACAACATAAGTGGCATTAGCAATCCCCCGGGCACTCCAAGAGACGACGGGGAGCTGGGAGGCAACTTTCTCCATTCCTTCCAAAATGACAAT TATTCCCCCAGCATGACGATGAGTGTGTGa